The DNA region CAGGTATTATGGTCTGCTATTTATGTTTGCAATTATATTGCAAAGGGCATTGGTCGCTGTAATGTGTTAGTTTAAGTATCTTATGTTTCCCTGTGAATCCTGTTTTAGGAATGTGCCATATGATTGGATTAACAAGCAGAAGTCCAATCAAAATTGGCTGAGAAAAGAAGGGGAGAAGTTCCTCTTTCCTGGTGGGGGCACCATGTTTCCACGTGGAGTCTCTGCCTATGTCGATCTGATGCAAGATCTAATTCCAGAAATGAAAGATGGGACTATTCGGACTGCCATAGATACTGGATGTGGGGTTAGTTTTGTTTTAGTTCTCCGTTTGTCTAATTCAGTCATTTTTCTTACTATTGGAAGACTTTTTTAAAGCCATCTATTTGAAGGGTGGATCTTATTTTTCTTAGGGAAGCTCAAGTCAACTTAATTTAGATGGCCAATATATTTGTAGGTTGCAAGTTGGGGAGGTGATTTATTAGATCGTGGAATATTAACAGTCTCTCTTGCACCTAGAGATAATCATGAAGCTCAAGTTCAGTTTGCACTGGAACGTGGAATTCCTGCAATCCTTGGCATCATTTCTACACAACGCTTACCTTTCCCCTCATATTCTTTTGATATGGCTCATTGCTCAAGATGCCTTATCCCATGGACAGAAtatggtaattaattatttcaaactATGATTTATCTTTGACATGATTGCCTTAGAAATTGCATCTTTGTTCCTATGTATAAACCATCATAAGGTTTTGGTTTAATTAATATCCATCAAAACAAGATAGTGGCATGAATTTCATTCACTAGTGATGCTTGAggtttttcaataattatagaTATCTTGGTTTCAGGTGGAGTTTATCTCCTAGAAATTCACCGTATACTTCGTCCTGGTGGATTCTGGGTACTGTCAGGCCCACCAGTCAACTATGAACGTAGATGGCGAGGGTGGAACACTACTGTGGAAGATCAGAAAAAGGACTATGAGAAGTTGCAGGAACTGCTGACTTCAATGTGTTTCAAATTGTATAACAAAAAGGATGACATTGCTGTGTGGCAGAAATCTTCAGATAACACTTGCTACGATAAGCTTACTTTAACAGACATGTACCCACCCAAGTGTGATGACAGCCTTGAACCTGATGCAGCATGGTATACACCACTCCGTCCTTGTGTTGTTGTTCCTAGACCACAACTAAAGAAATTGGTTTTGAAATCCATGCCTAAGTGGCCTAAGCGGTTGCATGTTGCACCTGAACGCATTTCAGATGTTCATGGTGGGAGTGCTAGTGCTTTCAAGCATGATGATAGCAAGTGGAAAGTGAGAATTAATCACTACAAAAAGTTACTCCCTGCAATTGGGACTGATAAAATAAGAAATGTAATGGACATGAATACAGTTTATGGAGGATTTGCTGCAGCGGCAATTGATGATCCCTTGTGGGTTATGAATGTCATGTCATCCTATGCTCCCAACACACTTGCTGTTGTCTTTGATCGGGGCCTCATTGGAACTTATCATGATTGGTAATTTTCAATGAATTATTTTAGGGCCTTTCCTGTATCCTATGTTTTATGTGGTATTGGTATAGCTAATGTGCTGACTTAT from Mangifera indica cultivar Alphonso chromosome 8, CATAS_Mindica_2.1, whole genome shotgun sequence includes:
- the LOC123224052 gene encoding probable methyltransferase PMT20 isoform X2 — encoded protein: MKHKDGKPNPHSDKGPKIVSLTIIVLALCGFSFYLGGIFGSERNRVEVIDVKKAVPAPKEAVVAPLQIKTITFPECSSDYQDYTPCTDPRRWKKYGVHRLTFMERHCPPVFEKKECIIPPPDGYKPPIKWPKSRDECWYRNVPYDWINKQKSNQNWLRKEGEKFLFPGGGTMFPRGVSAYVDLMQDLIPEMKDGTIRTAIDTGCGVASWGGDLLDRGILTVSLAPRDNHEAQVQFALERGIPAILGIISTQRLPFPSYSFDMAHCSRCLIPWTEYGGVYLLEIHRILRPGGFWVLSGPPVNYERRWRGWNTTVEDQKKDYEKLQELLTSMCFKLYNKKDDIAVWQKSSDNTCYDKLTLTDMYPPKCDDSLEPDAAWYTPLRPCVVVPRPQLKKLVLKSMPKWPKRLHVAPERISDVHGGSASAFKHDDSKWKVRINHYKKLLPAIGTDKIRNVMDMNTVYGGFAAAAIDDPLWVMNVMSSYAPNTLAVVFDRGLIGTYHDW
- the LOC123224052 gene encoding probable methyltransferase PMT20 isoform X1; translated protein: MKHKDGKPNPHSDKGPKIVSLTIIVLALCGFSFYLGGIFGSERNRVEVIDVKKAVPAPKEAVVAPLQIKTITFPECSSDYQDYTPCTDPRRWKKYGVHRLTFMERHCPPVFEKKECIIPPPDGYKPPIKWPKSRDECWYRNVPYDWINKQKSNQNWLRKEGEKFLFPGGGTMFPRGVSAYVDLMQDLIPEMKDGTIRTAIDTGCGVASWGGDLLDRGILTVSLAPRDNHEAQVQFALERGIPAILGIISTQRLPFPSYSFDMAHCSRCLIPWTEYGGVYLLEIHRILRPGGFWVLSGPPVNYERRWRGWNTTVEDQKKDYEKLQELLTSMCFKLYNKKDDIAVWQKSSDNTCYDKLTLTDMYPPKCDDSLEPDAAWYTPLRPCVVVPRPQLKKLVLKSMPKWPKRLHVAPERISDVHGGSASAFKHDDSKWKVRINHYKKLLPAIGTDKIRNVMDMNTVYGGFAAAAIDDPLWVMNVMSSYAPNTLAVVFDRGLIGTYHDWCEAFSTYPRTYDLLHLDGLFTAESHRCDIKYVLLEMDRILRPNGYAIIRESSYFMDAVAAIAKGMRWGCHKEDTEYGTDKEKLLICQKKLWYSSQSSR